The sequence below is a genomic window from Nicotiana tomentosiformis chromosome 6, ASM39032v3, whole genome shotgun sequence.
ttttactctatagcaaattcccactgAAAAGTTTAGTTTGCTATTAAGCAAAGGTTACCCGACAATTCACGAGCgcaaaccactagagggttgttagatGGTCCTTTGCTCGGTAGCATAAATTCCCGAGGGGAAGTAAAGTATGTTACCgtgttaaggattatctagcaactCATTGGTGGAATCTtcaaagatacaagacttccagtgttctaattttcattcttcgcattcgaatactagggggaatgatatgaagatACAATGACTACCATGTCAACCGGGAACGAAAAACCGTAAACATAAttgtatcatcgggaccggggattGCGCGGCAGCcccatagaaacaagttgtacaaattagccacaagtaatggcaatttcttttcagcatagcaaattctaattttctttttgaaaatagaaggaataaagtgaaatgaaatccttttgtttttatcatgtttcttgtttgaacgatgaattaactttgtcaGTTGAAAGTTAaaaaagtacttcaaatgctagtgccgttaTGAATAGAAGACATCcttttcaagagcaccgtaaacataagagggccctctcttataaaaaccctcacgttaaagggttggtttcggAAGAATTTATGCCGGTAATCAAAATAttttcggggaaaaatacacccaaagccatatacgaaaggacgcaaaaagtaaacttgcacaaatacttaCAAAAGCCCTCATAAAAAGGGTTGATACCCAGAGCCAAAATGCTTTCGGGAAATATATAACTAAAGCTTTACATAATAAGACGCAAACAAAAACACTTGCACAAAACTCTTAAGCAAAAGGAAGGAAATGCAaaggttaaagacttgcatgaatattcaaacGAAAGAAAGACTCAAAcgaatacttgagcaaaaatatgtTTCTATAATATGCCAAAATGGCACAGATACAAGAattggaaaaggaaaagaaaagctaaactgcagtatCTTCAGAACCTGGAGGAAAAGAAGTGTCCGTGTCCCCAGGAGTAGTAGATGGatccaccgatggctcaacatttttATCTTCACCAGTTTCTCCTTCAGCATTATCATCCTCCAATTCTTCTTCAGCTCCCAAAAACTCGGAGCCAGAACCAGAAGGACCAGGAGCATCAGACCTCGCTGGGAGACCACTTTTAGTAGCTAACTCAAGctcacgggccttagcaatttcggcctCAAAATCAATGATACTAGATTTGCCCTATTCCAAGGTTTtcctcctcatgttgtacataagTTTTCTCAACAATGATGGAAGCGTCTCGGCGCTTGAGTTATTCTTTGAGTTGGGTGACCTCGGTAGAATGGTTTTCTCGGGAGAATCTAACGGACTTGAGGCTAACATCGAGCTCGTGGACAGTAGAGCTAAAAAATTTATTATGCTCAATGGTCCTCTTGTGTTTCTCCTCCAGCTGGGCATATTTAACCCAtgcagcagcaagctcttcaacCTTGAAATTCAAAGCTGCCTCTAAGTTATTCTATCTTTCAGCAgaggcagcctcacgatcggatgcagcaagaaTGGCATTATAGACTTCAGCCCATTTCGCCCTAGCCTATTCAAATTCAACCCTCAACGGGGcaatctcttggctaagggtctcTACTTTCTGATCACTTTGTTGCAAACGAGTTTCCAACACAACAGCCTCGGCAACCTTAGTTTCCAATTATGATAGGCGACTAACGACTTGATCCCGTACAACCAAAAGTTGATCCCACTCGAAAGTAAGTTCCTTTTTTTCCCTAATTAACCTTTGAAGACCCtcaaaagcaagaaagttggcctacaaagtgAGAAAAACAAACTTAGGATGTGTTTATGCAAAAATAGTAGAAACAACAAAAGAAGTAAAGAATATACCGTTGTGGCATTGTGTATGGCGTtattcaacaagcactctcccgagagagcctGAACCTTTTTCCAatccttctctgaagccaaaggcttcagggaattagcaagctccaccggccgggatagcaagttgcatctaGTGGAGACAGAAAGAGTATCATTCCTCCTCCTTTGCGGATCTCCGGAGGGGGCAGCATAaatttgccccaaattcccatcaATTGGGACTGGGGAAGAGGAATTCTTCCTTTATGATCATGTGTGGCTGGTGGAGGTGATGTGGCCACTGTTGGTGGAAGAATAAATGTGGATgaaaatgatgtagcagttgatGGTGTTGGCGAAGGTGGAGATAAAGCTGATGGGgttgaagagtgagaagaagctgcatcaaatgcagtgctggttgttggatgctcgcAAACTAAAGACGACAAGGACCAGGTACTCAACCCCGCAGCACCGGGCACAGTAATTGTGGCCTGAAGACGGGAGttggcattatctaccaaatcaaactctcccctaAGTGCCGAAACATCGTCctcagttggtgtaactatctcaacaggtcgagcatcttgttgagatgatgaggatcgtcgtcttctatgtagagaagctccctcatcactatcttcttcatcatcgtcgatCATCACGGTGTCTACGACCGGTCCAGAAGGAGGGTCAGTGATCATCACTATCGAAGATGACTCGGGAGCAGCAGTCTTCGCctttttattcttttccccggccgcAGAGGAGCATCTTCTTTTTAGTTGTTTGTCTTCTGGTCAGGGACTCTGTAATGATACACTAATACCTAAAGCAGTACCAGAGATACTTGTTCGACTAAGCGCCTCCTAAagcagcctcgccgcatcagcaGGATCAACCAAGATGTCCTCCATAGGGACAGCAACAGAGCCCGCGGGTAGACTCGATTTCATAGACAAGGTATAAGGGACCAATCAAGTTCTTCACATGAAAAATTGAAATAAGGTGAGTTTGAATtactatgatttttggccttccacccgtatttaggaGCCAGTTATTTCCACAAGCGCGTTTTAGGTGTCGTAACATCCAAGATCATCTAAACCCACCGATCCAAACCTTCAACCACCGATGGGATCCATCGGGTTGCTGCAACAGACGAAGGAAGGAGGATCAATACCGGTATAGAAGAATATTTAACAAAAGAAATATTGAAAAGAGAGCTTACGAGTACGGTTCCAAGcggccggaaaggatgaagccgttgtcggAATGATATCATTGGTGGCAATTGTAACGAACCGTTCCATCTATCCACAGTCGTTATCGCCATCCATGCTAGATAACAGAGCATGGTGGCCAtgcttgcagaggtttatcattctcCCGCGGAAGATCTTGGGAGAATAgcgattcatcatatgagctaaggttagctctttTCCTGTCTCTTAGCACAAACGCCAAAGGAAAGTAaccgtcctccacacagaaggacttacttgtgccaaacacacctggtagcAGAGGCAAAACTCTGCAATAATAGAGTCAAGCTCCCCACACTAAGAGAACgtacccaaagtaaagggatacgtgcaaaaatatgtaaaaccctccttgggtaaggtcactcgctccgatagatcatgAGAAATAATATCCAAATCGTGATAGCGACAGTCTTCCTTCATAGCAGGAATGCTAGAAAGACcgatggaagaaggatacctacTGACGGCCCATGTAGGAGAGCTGCAGTAGGAATTTCTCTACAAAGTCTTTTATGGTaacaagacttctagggatgatggatCCCACTGTTGGAGGAGCAGAATCCTCGGCCTTGTTCTTATTCTTTAAAAATCTGATACGCtttgaggaagaagccattgtatggaagaaggaaaaggtttttgcttGAAGATAATCACAGAAAAGATGAAGAGTAGGATGCAAGTCGAATAAGGGAAGCTTGTAAAATTATGGAGTATAAGGAGagaaggttgatgcgtataagtaaaagttttggcggctaaattcatgaaCATGactacctcgataatcggcaaaagttgtgctgaatcgtgggatgacacGTATTCGGGGCATTAAATTTGGACAGACATGCGTCTAATTAACCGTCAAAAGCCTTTAGAGGAAgatatagtaattcccgccaaaagagtgtttctaccaactttccgtaACACaacggggactatctgtataggctaaaatatgctatgacacgTGGCCACCCAAAAGAGGGACACGTGTAACCCAAGATGGGGGATGGCCAAGACCAAAGGCAGCTGCTCCGTTTGTCACCTGAAAAAATAATGCttataaagatgtgataaatactcttcgcccagtagcatttaataaaaaatattccGTGGCATTAAGAACGATTGCCCGTTACATGGAATTTggtatttatgttcaccgttacatctttatcaatgaccctcataattgacattaatgaggggcacgatcctaggacctcctttccTAGACGTAGCTATAAATATTGAGCTCAGTTATCaatgtaaaggacacgaattttttGAAAAACTTATGCTACATTCTATTCAAAGTttaatacaatcttatcttcttgcttttcgatttcattattgttgtgtcCGGAGACCCTGCTCCCGGAACTGTTATTTCTGTTATTTTGtctccatctcaaggctaagtattgcataattcttcgattattttattatttcaggatcaaattcattcacttgtctagaaatcacatataaattcaactgtaccattttattgGTAAACGTTCTTTTATAATGGGAGGCTCTCTTTTAAGACGGAAGCCTGGtaatttatttttgttaaaaGGAGTATAGGCATAAAGGAAACGATGGCTTCTCGCCTTTATATAGGCATTTTGTGATCACTGGACAAAATACTGTGGTTGATCTTGACAAAAGGCAATAGGTTTTAATTTGgattattattctgcaaactagcACATTTTTTAGAGCTACGGTTCCGCGTAAGGATTCAGCAGAACCAGTAATTTGGCTTAGATCGTCTAATTATATTAAAAGATCTATTTTATGTGTATAAATAGTTTATTCAAATATAATAAGCCGTCTTTTCtagaatgcaaaacacataaaCTTAAAATCCTAGCTCATTCGGTTAGAACTTAGGGGTGTATGTAACTATATGGTTCTCTAAGATAATTCATAAACATAAAATCATATACAATTTTCCTACAAGTTGCCCATGACAATTACGACTTAGGATTGTGTGTCTTGTATAATGTTTTCTCCACTGGAAGTTGTCATTCATATGTCTTTCTCTGTTTTTGGCTACCTTGAACGGTTAAGAAAATGTTTTCGCGACAAGTATTTTCACCAAGAGAGGGTTAAGTGAAGAACTACGGTCAGGTATGGATAGAAGTCCTTTAATATTCTTTTATAAGTTTCTCAACTCTTACATTTTGTCACTTGCTTTAACTAATATTTAGGTATTATTTTACTACACAATTCCGATATCTTATACTCcaattcgtatgatattcgtATGTAACCTAGCTTCTGGTTAAATATTGTAAGATAATACAGAAAATGATTTTCCAATGCACCACATTTTTCagaaatattttccttgaaagtGATTTTCTCCGAACGATGTAATTGATTGATGTTTATCGCAAACAAGTTATCTAACATCAGCTTTTATAGTGCCCGTTCAGTTTCCCAATttcttttggcaagttaaaaAGTGTCTTTGGACATATTGGAAAAGCTTTTGATTCTTAGAAAAGAACCCTCCACTAAAATAAGAACCTATTTGTTCTCACCAATCTACAACGCACATTAACATTTAACTGTAATAAGATTCTTTTTGCCTgcatgtaattttttttttttttgggtgcaATATAATTGCTTATATGCAAGTAAAATTAATCGAAGTAACTGCTTATCGAAGCCTCCTCTCGCCACAAAGGTTCAAGAACGTCGACAGTCGCCCCCTTAGTCTCCACCCCCTCGGAACGAAGGGATGCGTCCGTGTCGACCTCCAACAGCCTCGGAGCCTCGAGACTCATCTCGATATCATCTCCGACAAAAATTGTTGCCATCTCGTGCAGCGAAAAGTCCCCTTCCGCCGCACCAACGGCCAGAGCGACTCCGTCAACAGTATCCACGGACCTCCTCTTTCGAGGTTGGAGGTCTCCATCACTAGGCAAAGGCTCATCGTCCTCGTCGATGAGAGAGTATGAAGGAGGAGCTGAAATCTCCACGGCCAAAGTGGAAACAAAGTCGGGCGCGGCAATAGGAGGAATTGAAACAGAGATAGGATCATCGAAACATGGGCGGAAACTAAGGGCGTAGTGGCCTTCCTCTCTCGAAATGCCGACGTCCAAAAGAAAGTTCTTGCTAAAATTCTCTCTCGAAATGCCGACATCGAGTACTTGCAGCTCCATGGTCTTAATGGTGTATGGGATAAAATCTATCTCTAGAATACTTAAGTCAGGATGGCATTAACGTAATACTCCCAGGCCGCCACGTGTCGAAGTGGTTTAAGGAACAATGAAGGATGTGGTCGAAGAGTCAGCAGGGATTGAGATCGAGAAGTCATCAGGGATCGAGACTGGGGTCGAATACCCTTGACagagttataacggctagtttcaagataggacattaaagagaatattctagtggatattctctgcacttgtactattagagttTCTGGGAACATGTTCCCTGTAAATAGAAAAAGACACAATGATAGGGGGCATGAGATACTCACTTGTAAAATATATTTTGACTTTATACAGAAAATCTAGTCTTATTGCAAGCACACAAAAATAaccttttcactaagattcttgcCTATACTTTTCTACTGGATCCGAGAATATCTCTCACATGCAAAGACTTATCCATCATTCttcattgtcagaaagaacatcCATTGATTTCATCCTTTCTCGGGTGACTCATTCGCATTTATTTATATAAATACCATCTATTGCTATTCATCACTATTTAATGATACATTACTTTTGTAAGGATTCCCGAATATTGTCATTATTGTGCACTTTCATAACCTTCGGAATAGATCTACATGCTACCTATCATAATACCAAGAATTTTATCTTTAGAATATTATTATTAACCAAGATTAACCCTCATTTGCataaatttaattagttggaccaagatctatatttttggtcaaataattcggcgccgtctgtggggatttctTAGTTAATTTTGTAGTTTCCATTAGATCTACTACTAACTCAAGTCACTAACCTCACAAATCCCAAGATCTTCTTGTTTCTTTGTGCGTACAAAAACCTACATGGCACGTAACCAAGGAGAGAGGTCAAAAGTAACGGGTGATCTCCCTAGAAACCTCATGAATTCTATCAACGAGAGTTGTGAAACTCTAGGCGAAGATGTGATGCCCACTGCCTCCCCTGGGCGCTAGAGGTCTCCCCCTTTCCTCCCCATTGTAGCATAACAAAACTCAACATAAAAGGAGCTTCTACATCTATAGAAGAAGGGACGCCACCGGCTGTGAAAAAGCTCCTCGAAGCAAGGCTGACCGATACGCTAGTGAGCGTGCTCAACAGGCCCGCTCCAGGAACGACCACAGAAACCGTAAGAGTATGCACGATACAACAAACAGACGAACAGTGCAACTGGCCAAACCCTCCGATAACAGGTATAACTCACAATATTACTAACAGTCCATGTGACAGTGCCCTCGCTGCCGTTTTAAagaggatggaggaaatggagaatgaaaataAAGCACTCCGAGACCGATGAAAGAACACTAAGAACGGGTCGACAAAATACCGGGCGCTCCTATGTTGTTGCCAAAAAGGGACGCCAGCAAGTTCGTAGAGCAGCCGTACAGTGACGAAGCAGCCccgcatgccataccaaagaccttcaaaatgccgcCCTACCTCAGGATATACGACGGAACGACCGATCCCGAAGATCATGTGACCCATTATGTCACCACCGTAAAAGGCAACgacctcgccaaggaacaagtgTCATCTATTTTGCTGAAGAAGTTTGGTGAAACCCTTACAGGAGGGGCATTAACGTGGTACTCACAGTTACCAGCCCTCTCAATAGAAATGTTCGAGGAAATGGCCGACAAATTCGTAACCGCACATGCCGGAGCCAAGATAGCCGGAGCCAAGAAAGCCGAAGCAAGAGTAAACAACATATTCGATGTCAAGCAGTCCTTGGGAGAGGTACTGAGGGACTTCCTTGCCTGGTTCAACAGGGTAAGGATGACTCCGCCGAACGTGTCCAAGGGGATGGCGGTCATAGCTTTCCAGAACAGGTTGAGTAGGGATGGTTCAAGAGCAACTAGAAAACTATTGAGTCGATTGATGAACGAGATCCATAATGCTTATTGTGCCGAAGTCCGAGCAGATGAGGATGACCTCCACGGACCAACTCATCGGCTCATCTCGGTACAATCCGAGTCCAGGAAAGAAAGAAGAGACAACGTTAGGAGGTACCACCCGATCTTGCGACCCATCAGGGAACGACACCATCCATACATCAAGGCCCCCGCCATATCTTCCGTCCGCTATGAAGAAGGCCCGTCTAGGCTGAGGACTGGGACTGGGACTCACCGAaacgagagaggtatgcccccttaTTATCTACTTaaaatttttgtgtgtcacctacaaaAATAGTCTATGCTCTTGAGAAGCTCGGCACAAAGGTAAAGTGGCCGTCAAAGATGAGGTTCGACCCAAGCACCAGAAAATCCAACGCCCTCTGTGAGTTCCACCAAGAACGTGGGCACAAAACAGAAGATTGCATAGTCCTCAGGCAAGAAGTCGTAAACATGTTGCGGCAGGGACACCTCAGAGAGCTGTTAAGTGACAAAGGGAGAAATAACTTCGCCGAAGGACTTGAACACCAAGGTCCGCCGAAGCCGCCATCACCAGCTTGTACTATCAGCATGATCATCGACAGCGGTGACGACGCCTCCATCAACAGCGTGAAGTTTACCACCACTCACAAGCTCAAGCGATCTATCACCCGCGAATGGTATGacaaactcgaagaaagtatcaccTTCAATGAATCAGATGCCGACAGTTTGACTTTCCCTCGAAACTATGCCCCCGTCATTACTTTACGCATTTTAGATACTGATGTTAAACGTATAATGGTGAACGATGGAAGTAGAGCGTGActtatccatccccgagtcctcGCCCAAATGAAACTTGGGGACGAGATAGTGCCACACTGCATCACACTAACTGGTTTTATAATGCATTTGAGCGGACATCGGGAGAAATTACACTCTCCGTCTTGGCCGACGACGTGATGCTGGAGatgacattccacatcatggaccaggccacCACGTATAATGCCATAGTGGGATGACCGTGGATACATCCTATGAGAGTCATCCCCTCCAGCCTataccaagtaattaaattcccaacatcatggggaatattcagcatacgcGGAGAATAGGGTACGTCCAGGGAGTGATACCGCATTGCCTTAGGCAGCACGATAACCCAacagaaaaaagacaaaaaaaataggCATAGCAATCGACAGGGCCTAGGTCGACACAAGATGAGACCAGGGACGTCATCATGGATCCCGAAATGGTCGAGGCTGCGGActcgaccatagaagacctcgaccccatCCAATTAGACTCTAATGACTATAGCAAAAAGTCCTACATCGGTTGTAAACTCCAAGAGCCAGGT
It includes:
- the LOC104102569 gene encoding uncharacterized protein; this translates as MPPYLRIYDGTTDPEDHVTHYVTTVKGNDLAKEQVSSILLKKFGETLTGGALTWYSQLPALSIEMFEEMADKFVTAHAGAKIAGAKKAEARVNNIFDVKQSLGEVLRDFLAWFNRVRMTPPNVSKGMAVIAFQNRLSRDGSRATRKLLSRLMNEIHNAYCAEVRADEDDLHGPTHRLISVQSESRKERRDNVRRYHPILRPIRERHHPYIKAPAISSVRYEEGPSRLRTGTGTHRNERVYALEKLGTKVKWPSKMRFDPSTRKSNALCEFHQERGHKTEDCIVLRQEVVNMLRQGHLRELLSDKGRNNFAEGLEHQGPPKPPSPACTISMIIDSGDDASINSVKFTTTHKLKRSITREWYDKLEESITFNESDADSLTFPRNYAPVITLRILDTDVKRIMVNDGSRA